tagtaaaaccaaggGCAGGTTCCGTCCACTCACCCAGGTGTCATCATAGACCATCTGCGCATGCTCAAAAGCTTCTAcgatcccattgtgaaccggtagtaaaggtaagcagaacccacccctgaatagcacttagacttatctaccacttcacagtgctttacagccttctctaaacagtttacagagtcagcatattgcccccaacaatctaggtcctcattttactcacctcagaagaatgtaagctgagtcaaccttgaatcagaGGATTGAACACCTGGCAAGTGAgctgaattagtctgcaatactacattttaaccattgtgccaccacggcACTGCATATATATGCAATGAATAATAGTAAATACGGCATCATAGCCATACCTGATGAACGAACTAAGTTGAGTTGTTAGGTCGACTCTATGGCTGTACTCATCCAAcatggggccgtgggtggctcaggctgtaagacagcctgttcttaaacacagctgcttgcaattactgcaagttcaagtcccaccaggcccaaggttgactcagccttccatcctttataaggtaggtaaaatgaggacccagattgttgggggcaataagctgacgttgtatataatatgcaaatgaatgacgactattgctaacatagtgtaagccgccctgagtcttcagagaagggcgggatataaatgtaaataaataaataaataaataaataacatgcctTTAATCATGTCAATCAACCAGAATTTATAGAATTCATATATCTTGACTTTCAAGCCATAAGGCTGGGCCCAACCCAATACACTAGGCCAAATCTAAACAAACCACCTTATGGCTTAGCACATTATATGAGCCTCTCTGTGAAATGCCAAATATGGCCCCAAAGAATCGCATCAATGGAACTAAagatgtaaaactaacattactgCTAAAGTGTCCTAACAGGAAGTTATCTTACCTGCTCCTGCACAAAATCCCAGCTGTCACCATGATCTGAAAGGGTTGTATTCGTTCCATAGCTTGCAATGATGGTTTTTACATGTCCAGCCACTGTTGAACTGATCTGCATGTGGGAGGAATAGCAATCTTACATAGGTTCTTTATatcatataaaaaaaacaaaggtgTGTCCATCACTGACAGATCAGCACCCTGTTTTTCCTGAAGTCCTCCCAGAGTGCAGAAGAGGAGACAATTCTTCATTCATAGATGGGGCTTGGTTCAAACCAGGGGTGCaagccagcaggttctgacaggttctggagaaccggcagcagaaattttaagtagttcggcgcactggcaaataccacctctgactagccccagagtggggagggaatggagatttttcaatatccttccccccaggagtggagagggaatggagtttttgcagtatgctttctgtgccatgcccaccaagccacacactacggccaccaagccatgcccacagaaccggtagttaaaaaatttggatttcaccactggttcgaaCACAGTAAACCAGATAGCCACTTCTTTGAAAAACCCAACTAGGGATAAAAACTAGATTATATTTACAGGTGGTCTTCGACTTAGTATCgcaacagagcccaaaatttctgtggctaagtgagacatttgttaaaggaattgggctccattttacgacttttcttgccatagcggttaagtgaatcactgcagatgttaagttagcaacactgttgttaagtgaatgtaatttccccattgaccttgcttgttacaaggttgcaaaaggggatcccaggaCCTTATAACTGTCAAAAATatgaattgccaagtgtctgaatttccgTCATataaccatggggatactgcaatggttgtgtgaaaaccaGTCGTAAGTTgctttgttcagtgccattgtaactatgaacggtcactaaatgaactgcagtaagtcgaggactacctatatttggaGTAGAATGGGAGGTTCTGCCCAAGCACTTTGGACAAAAGAGTTCAAACCAAACAGGATGCaaggtttattttcttttcccagaGAATCCAGCAATGGGGAACAGTGATGTCAACAACTGCAAAGCCAAATCTTTTCCATCTTCTCAACAGGCCCTACAGAGTTGCTGATCCCGGCCCTTCCAGAAAGCAAGCTAATTCTCTTACTCATTGCGTTATGCAAGACTTTAACCCCCAAGCCTTAATTATTTTTGTTAAGGCACCAAACCAATTATTAAATGCATTAACGTACAGTGTGCATGCCTGTGAAAGGAGGCATGCACACAACGCAAAGCCCGCACAAAGAACGGGAGAGGGATACTGCTAACTTTGGCGAGACTACAGAATAAGCTGGAAGAAAAAGAGTGGCAGAAGTTTTTGTGATTGGCAAAAAAAAGCATTCATAATTTACAAACATCACACTTACTCCTGGACAAGGTCTACATatcttttctctcattcttttaTAAAGCCATTCCATACATCTTCTctcattcccccaccccccaccccacatctGTCAGTCACAAGCATTAAGGACAGAGAAATGATGGGTCTAAATTGACTCCTGTATTTCACCGGCCCTTAtcatttctcccccaccccggGTGTTGGGTTTTGGGGGTGAGGGTtctgggaagaggaagagagaaagagaaaaaataaaaaagagagaaagaatttgATCTAgatcacggatgtcaaactcatgctgTCACGTGATGGTACGCaatattttccccctttgcagagctgggatgggcatggcctgcgcgtgatgcatccagcccgcgggccaccattttgatacccctggtctagatggtgTAAGATGGTGGAACACAATATTCTGTTTCACATCACATTGCAGGActacattatttttttcccccacagaaaTTCATGGAAAATAAGGATGTATAAGTAGGGAAGTAGACTAGAAATGCCTTTCTCTccagatgctttttttcaaatcTCTTCTTGCCAGCAaatcttttgttctttctttctttctttctttctttctttctttctttctttctttctttctttctttctttctttctttctttctttctttaggtgGGACTtaacatctagaacaggggtgtccaaacttggtccctttaagacttgtggacttcaactcccagagtccctcagccagcaaagctggctgaggaactctgggagttgatctAGAACAACAGTCCCCATCCTTTCTGGGTTTACAGATCGGTGATTGCGGTGGCGCATGAaagaagaggggatggttctgcacACATACTCACCGCTTGTACCGCCCCATTTTCAATAGGCTGtggcctggggattggggacccctgatctagagaacatTAGATTCCTATGCATATGTCGACCATTGTTTATGCCAAGAACCATTCAGAAATCAAGAGGCATACTCTTGAGGAAGGCTGTTATCCAGGATGTAAACCAGATAAAATactagcaataaaataaaaaaagaagggaatgaGAAGTGGGGGGAAAGTTCTCCAGGTAGAAAGAGGCATAGTTGAAATAGGATTATGGTGATCATCTTATAAGAAATCTTCTGATTTATTTCACTGCTTACCGTGTTGCTGTGTGTTTGTATCAAGATTGCAATGGTGACTTGACCAAGAAACAGGAGCAGTAGGAAGGCAAAATACTATTGATGGAGACAGAAAGGCCAGCAAAATCAGTCAACATCACCACAGCatcaattattcattcattcattcattcttagcCATTCATTTCACATGAACATTTCTTCAAGATTCTTGCAAGCAAGCatgctaaatttatttttaatctgcattCTTGCCTATACTTGATAAACATTATTAAAATACAGACACATGCTATACCAGACCACCAAgtaatcaatattttaaaaaatctaccggTCATCATTAAAAACTGAGAACCACTGCCATAAACATTGCAAAGACACCTGCAGCTAAAtcacacaataccaaatatataACTACAAAGGGAAAATATGACAGAGCATAATTACCTTTCTGCATTTCCCACTACAAAAGCCTCTTGGGAAATTACCACATCATGCACTATACAggttctccttccttttttctgttgTATTATTAAAAAGTACACAACCGGATTTCTATCTGTGTCTTGGGGGATCACCTGAGCCATTAATTAACTAGAATGCTGTACCATCATTTTATCAGTATAATATATCAGTGTTATATTAAATATGAAATATCCACATATAGTATTCATGAATTCTCCTTGTAATTGAATGGCATATAAGTGTCATCACAATTATACCTACCCtccaaataaaattatattagctTTTTATACAATAATGATtccaacagaatagaatttttgtagcttggggttgaatGTAGGGTCCtgttgctctctgaccttggtggttttcttgcagacctttcattaccaaactagataacatcatcagtattagtcATTGATTAAGTTACTTAGTTTGGCAATGAAAtatttgtaagaaaacaaccatgcacagacagcaacaaggaccccacagtaaTGATTCTTCGCAATCTTTCAATTGCAGGGAATTTTTCACTTTCATGCTGCTACATTGTCTTAGTCTGTAGATCCAGTTTCCAGAGAAATCCCAGGTTCCAGAATTGTGCTTTAATCCAGGAGTTGGCAACCTTTTCCCACACTAAACTCTGCCCCACACATCTGCATTACATGGTTAAAATATTCTTCTCAAACTGCCCACCCAATTTCATAGAACTTAAGTGTTTCATCCCAAAACATCTTCCTGAAAAGATCACCAAAATCTTTCAAAACCTCTTCCATTTGGTGAAGTAAtttataatgctttttttttttttaatttaggggAAGCATCATTTTGGATGCAGGAGCAACATGATGTTCCCATCTGACTTAACCCAGTAAATGTTATTTCCCTTTCTCAGAGAGTAGCAGAATCGAGGCCCACTGCTTCTATGCAACTACTTACAAGTCCTAGCATACACTTGATTTCCTTGAGAGAGCCCAAGCATCCAAGAAATCCTAAAAACATTGTTAGGATGCCCACACTAGAGAAAACATAGGACCATATCTTGAGAGCATAATATGAGGACCCtgtgaaagaaggaagaaacagaacaaTCAAGAACTGAAATGGTACAAATGATAGAAAAGAAATCTGTAATAATAAGAAGCAGGTTCTATTCCTCAACTGACAGAAATGTTTGGAAGAATCAAGCCTGGTTCACTGGCCTATGTCCAAAGAAGTATAAGTCTTTTGAAAGAGAGCTAcaggtgacttacaaccattcatttagtaatcaTTCAACATCAAAATGGCATTGAAAATatgatttatgactggtccttgcagtGTTGCCACGGTCATGTGATTGTAATTCAGGTGCTggacaactggcatgcatttaccaCTGTTGCACCATTCTGCcatttatgacaagcaaagtcaatggggaaactggcagggatGGTCAGAAATGGAGATCAcacatctcacttaacaaacatgataGTTAATGGAAGAAAAGTTGGAAAAAATTgttggaactttgatgttatatatgttgacgATAGCAAGATTACTTtaggcacagaaatggaagggCACGTTGATCCCCACAATGGAGGAAGGATCCCAAAAATTGATGGGAATTaaaagagatggctaaattgactgctttcattaaagaaaaaaaaacacaattacttttgtttctaaacggaaaccgcttctggactttgtgcttgaggtgggaaaaaatgaaaatttcattttgggttttaccaatcagatagatttgttgttatagaactaTCTATATCATATGTAAAACTATCAtcatatgtaaaagtaaaaagttgaggtttgatgctaGTAACTTATTTTACAGCACCAAAGGTTGTTAGAAGTCAacaccttttcttccttctttcccctttccctacactcttcccttttcttctcgCTCCCCTATTTTACCAAtactttcttttgtatttttgtattttgcattataaactaattaaaaaaaaacaaaaaaccaaggatGATACTTTGCTTAATAATGATGGCAAAAGAGGTCGTAAgagtgtggtcacatgactgcaccaCTTAACAATGAAtttttccagtcccaattatgatCCTAAGTTCTCTACAATATTTAGAAAAGGAAGCCCCTCTCTAAGGGAGATGGAGagataagaaatatgaaataagtaagtaaataaagatGAAGAAATTGACAATGCAATGTTATTTGGTAAGCAAAGGGTGTGGCCTTTATGAAGGCCTGTTTTCAGTTCCCCCTTAGTTCAAGGCTCTTgtaggttttaaatggggttttaaatttatatttaaaagttttagggcatcaattgaatttaattttctattcttttttgctgttttatatgtattatatgtttttctgttgttttattggctgtgaaccgccctgagtccttcgggagatgggcggtatacaaatataataaataataaaataatagaggATGGGGTACAATACTAAGGGGAACAGATTTGCTTGATGATATATTGTACAAaaccattttgtttaattttggttTAGCCTGATGCATGAATGTAGCCACTATAGTTCATAAATCATCTTCACATAGTTTCTATTATGTGAAAACTAGGCTGTTGTGGtttgcataatttttaaaaatggaaatatgtcCTAAGAGCGAAAAGGTTTAGAAACACTGGTTTAGCACAAGGTTCAAATTCAATTATGTAAAGTCGGAATGAGCCCCTGCAACTTACCAAGTGtaaaagcaaaattattttgaTCAAAAAGTATCCATAAGCCAAAGCTGAAGACCAGACTTCCAAGAAtctgaagaaagggaaaaaatatttttgatatgatttttttaaaaaaagtatgcatTATGTACAGTAGccattctttcctcttttcccacCCTGCATAAACACAGCTTCATGAACTATCTGCAAATAATAATTCTATAGCTAGCTGTCCAACTGGCCCCCAGCCATGTACtcacaaaaaagaaaaggttgaagagaaagaggaagtacTTTGTAACACTGAGACATCCTTTGTGAGACATTATCTTCTTcctgttggaaagaaaaaaacattgtgTTTTACTCTACTTCTGCCATTCCCCTTCCAGGCCCCATCTACATCAGCGTAGGTGATATCCAGACCATCTCCTGAGGGactttattagaaaaaaaaagaaatattctaaAAATGGGAGCCTagtcttttacaggtagtccttgacttacgatcacaattgagcccaaaatttatgttgctgggtgaaacagttgttaaatgaattttgccctattttatgatctttcttgtcacagttaagtgaatcactgcaatttgttaagtgaatctgccttccccattgtgtttgcttgtcagtaggtcacaaaaggtgatcagataATCTCAAAACACTGCTAACAATAGGGGTCAGTTGCCAAAcagctgaattttgaacacatgaccatgaggatgctgcaagagTCAAAGTGCGAAAaatagtcacaagtcactttttttagtgtcactgtaactttgaatagtcactaaatgaactgttgtaagtaggggACTACCTCAAAATTTGCAGGGTGAGGTCACAGCAATGGCCCACTTGGTTCCAGAAAACCAAAGACTATTCCAAGATTCcagaaattatttgaaaaagGTAAGAAAATATTATTCACTGACAAGGAAGACACAGTTTGTTGATAATAACAATGACAGTTGCCAGCTGTTTCCAAATGATTAACAGGCCCCACCCTTAAGttaaattttgaaatttttttaagaagacattgcagCTGTATCTCTGAATACAGCTTAAGGTGCAGCAATGACAGAACATGGCTGTACATGAATGTTTttcaaaattggcaactttaagctgtttGGACTTTAACTCCTAAAATTCCCCAACCAAggaacatcttaaaattgccagatTTAAGAAATACTGAGGTTTATCAAATTGCTACTGAAGAGCAAATGTTATTTTTCCTCCTTCTGATCACCTCAGTATAGAAGGAGTGCTAGATGGTCAGGAGCATCTAGAGAGTTGGTCAATACCAGCAAAAGGGTAACAGCAACTGATCAAAACCCaccccttttttatatatattgttcacGTGAGATATAAAAAATCTATCATGTGATAGACATTAAAAAGTGTATGTTTTTGACACAAAAGCATACACATCCTGAAGATGACCCTGAAAATTCATCAGAACTGAACATGAGGCATTGCTCAACATCTGAATAAAGTTATTTCAcagatattaaattatatttagaGACATGTCACAGCATTCCTCAAACAGATATCTTCCTGGCTTGTTGAATTTCAACTCTCATAATTTTCCAttttacagggagtccttgatttatgaccacaattgagccccaaatttatgttgcttagtgaggtaatttgttaagtgagtttgccccattttatgacattttttgtcacagttgttaattgaatcactgcaaaTGTTAAActaggttattaaatgaatctgcttccccattgattttgcttgtcaaaaggtttgcaaaaggggatcatgtgaccctggaacactgcaaccgtcataaatatgaaccaattgccaagcatttgaattttgatcacatgaccatgacacgactgtgtgaaaaatagtcataagtcacattttttagtgtcgttgtaactttgaatggtcactaaaggaactgttgtaatttgaagactgcttgtattaatttattaataaagcTTAATCAACTTTTTTTCAAGGCTGaagattttactttcttttccagTTTTTCCCTTCTGACATATTATGGTATGTATCCAAGTGATGAAAGCTAGCCTAGAAATGTTCTTGTAACTATATTCTTCCCATGTTCATCAACAGGATTGTatacaataaataacaaaatcaAACTCTTAATAAGTTTGCATATGGATGTGCATAAGcataaggaggggaaaaaatcagaagaTTGCAGAATTCCACAGTTTATTCAAATAACAAACTAAAAAAGAAACTACGCatactttattatttaaaaaaattgggagaaataaatacaaaccaaaccaaaccaatgagAACTGAGCATATTGACAGTCCACAATATGGGGGAGTTGGGAGATAGGAAAAACTGGATGGGAATTGCTGAACATCAGGAGAATGCTATTAGTCTCATGCCCAGAATTTAAGCTTTAGAAAACAGGTAGATAAAAACCACATGTAGGCAAGATATGATACTTCAGAAAACTAAGGGAACTTTCATCGTAATTTCCTCATAGATTATATTTTCCTACTACTGAAAAAGTTTCATAAGACACTTCAGAACGAAGCAGAAGAGGAAGTGCTATGTTTCAGAGTTAGTGTGTCACAGATTCTCTGAAAGATAGGCTCACTTCCTGGGGTATTGATGTAAGTGATTCAACCCCCCTCCTTCACAAACTGATGAGGTGCCATTTTAGCTTCCTTGCTGATACACATCTGTCGGATGAGCTAAGTAACAGACTTCATACATTTATTCTCATGCAAGTTGCGCATTTCACAGATTATCCCCGTTTTAAGATATTCAATTACACTATTAAAttgttatttccttttttcccccgcaCATTTCTCCCAAAAGATATGGAACAGATATATAGTATTCAGTTCTGCTGCAAATCCCTGCTTATTTTTTTGCATGTGTTCACCACAATTATTTCTGTACAGTACTTATACCTTTCATTTTCTAATGTAAAATTGAAGACAATCCATACTTAGATTCACTGACCTGTCTCTTTGAAAACATGAGGTGTGTTTTGCCCCACTCATTCACATCCTAATTCATATAAAACATTTCAGACAATGCTGTTCATTATGCACGTGGTGTCTTTGCAGTTGGTGCCACTTACGTAACGCCACATAATTACATTAAGTAGAACCAGAGATTGTGTGTGCAAGCTTCCTGTCCTACATGCATGTTTAGAAGCAGCAGTTGGACTTTCACACGCTAGTTTTCACTTTCTTGCAAGCCACCTTATTCAGTACTATTCAAGACATTTTTCTCTGGGCTGTCCAAACGCATAAGTATAATAACGCAGCTAAGATgccttgtttccaattttgtgtggTCTCATATTTTCAATCAGTGGAGTACTTTCTTTCCTGTTCTCATCTTACTCATTCTAAAAACAATTCACACAACCACCTTTAAATCACTCAACCACGGCATTCATCTGCCCACCACTCACCTCCTGCTTCATTTAACCCTCTACAAAAGCTTCCCCTCCATGATGCCCAAACATAATAGACTGTGTAGTCGAACCAACTGAAAggtctcatgctgggaaagacagATTTAGTTTATTTAGCTAGCATTAAACCACCATGAATCTATATCCTAGTCTCAAAGATCTCACTAACTCTCCAGTCCTTAAGCTCAACATCCCAAGGGCCCTCTTTCAGCCCTGGCATACTAaacctctcacacacacatatacattgcATATCCATCCAAACTCAGACAATGGGCATGCATTCCTCATAAGGTGATTCACTTCTTTGTAATCAATAGAGACATCGGGGGGGAAGGGAATCAGCACTTCCTAGACCAGATCTCCAACAATCCTCCCCCCAATGCCCTTCTCACCTAACCTAGTTCCTAACAGCTTTTTTCCTTCCCTACAACCCTCTCGCTCATTTGAACTTACCTTATCAGCCAAACAGGCTTCGGCTCCCGCTTCTGCTACTACTTGTACTATCAGAGTACAAatcgtctttttttttctttttgtcttctgatGAACTAGTTCCAAACTTCATccatccctgcctccctccctccagggcGCCCCCTCCTTCTCTCGTTTTTCATTGGTTGAGAGTAAAAGCAGGTAGGCGTGGCTCAAACATGAATAATTAATACTCCAAAGTTCCATCCGCAGCTTTGTAGTTTCGAGACGGTTTTCTCCGCCCCCGGATTTTTTTTCTGGGTAATTGTCAAGGGTTTTCCATTCATTAGGGAAACAAAGTTGTTGAATTGGGGGGGTTGGCTGGCAGGGGCCTGGGATGGTTTCATGACGCTCATTTCCTGCGCCTTCCACACCTGTGTTTAAAAAACTCCAGAAGAATATAATACTGCACACGTCCGGCACCTAATGAGTTATATGCTTTTAGTAAATAGAAATAAGATACTCGAGGGGGAATACCTATGAATTCTGTAGAATTTTCTCCCTGAGTGAAACTGATGTAAATATATGCGTCATTAAGAACATTCGTCTTGACTACACTTCTCCGTGGAAACTGCCAGTTTTGTCAATTTGTTGGTTAGATCAGAGCAAACTCTTGTGTTTTCCACAGTAATTTGATTAGATGACTTTAGACATTGTAATCTATATTATAACTTGTATTGGACCCAGATAAAGCCATCCAAAAGAACTGCCAAGTTTCATGTTTTCTCTGTTAACTAACTTGTAACAGAATTTTGCCAGCAGGCTTGataatacagtacaggtagtcctcgagttacgatcaCAACAgcaccaaatttatgttgctaagcgagacatttgttaagtaagttttgccccattttatgacctttcttgtgtaggaatttagtacccacccccctcctagaagaatgaaatattttataaaatatttaaaaaggcagaatatatttccctggatgagaaatggagaaacatgctcttagaaagcggcccccacctttgttaatagccccagaaagacaaaagacatcttatctacaacacagaagaccttcagctccagggtgatgggattaagacatggccctcaggacatgataggattagcctctacccatctcaccacatggcacctgggaaggttacatcagccagcaaggctagctaagacccccaccccctgggagtttgataaccaatcaggatactcttcctgtgccccagaaagttcaaagctcagaaaaagcataaagccatggagtgcacaggatctcagcccttttctgttcaggatctcaagccatgtgaccctggccaccattaaaccatctttccaagcagcctccatgtttccagtgtctttgtccccacttggaactgaacccagatggatatttcttccaacacttgccagagttgttaaatgaatcactgcagctgttaagtgagtaacatggttcttaagtgaatctggcttccccattgactttgcttgtcagaaggttgcaaaagggaatcacatgaccctgggacactgcaacagtcataaatatgagtcagtttccaactgtgattcgatcacatgaccatggaaaccctgcaatggtcataagtgtgaaaaatggtcataggtcacttttttcattcatataactttgaatggttactaactgaactgttgtaaattgaggactgcctgttctTATTTTCAGAGATAGGAGGCCTGAGGTtggttgttgtttatttatttttatacttttataccgcaccatctcccgtaggactcagggcggttcacaggcatattaaaatacaacaataataaataagcaatttaaaacccaattaaaacaaaatatttcaatcgccaaatgactaaaacggtaaaaaccggttaaaacccattaaaattaactaaaatattttattcttaggctagtccagctcgttg
Above is a window of Ahaetulla prasina isolate Xishuangbanna chromosome 4, ASM2864084v1, whole genome shotgun sequence DNA encoding:
- the CD37 gene encoding leukocyte antigen CD37 isoform X1 — encoded protein: MSHKGCLSVTKYFLFLFNLFFFILGSLVFSFGLWILFDQNNFAFTLGSSYYALKIWSYVFSSVGILTMFLGFLGCLGSLKEIKCMLGLYFAFLLLLFLGQVTIAILIQTHSNTISSTVAGHVKTIIASYGTNTTLSDHGDSWDFVQEQFQCCGWTGWADWMENSRVRNASNKEYPCSCRNTSALHSANNRTTAKPAAFCQAEAQLLINNRGCRDSVQAWLNNNIISIVGICLGIALLELLQLLCMLLVTALEHKDLHSGGSQEIPNSSSS
- the CD37 gene encoding leukocyte antigen CD37 isoform X2; its protein translation is MSHKGCLSVTKYFLFLFNLFFFILGSLVFSFGLWILFDQNNFAFTLGSSYYALKIWSYVFSSVGILTMFLGFLGCLGSLKEIKCMLGLYFAFLLLLFLGQVTIAILIQTHSNTISSTVAGHVKTIIASYGTNTTLSDHGDSWDFVQEQFQCCGWTGWADWMENSRVRNASNKEYPCSCRNTSALHSANNRTTAKPAAFCQAEAQLLINNRGCRDSVQAWLNNNIISIVGICLGIALLELFLMMVSMFLCRTIGPNYDKLARYS